TCCCATCCCCAAAAGAAGAATATGGCTGACCTGCAATGCCTGCACGTCCCGGGACAAAGATTCTAGGGTTGTGAGGTGAGCTAACTGATCCTCCGTCGTCCCTAGCCACCCCAACCATTGGCTTTCATCAGCACCTGTCCAGAGGGTGGCATCCATTGCCCACAGCCGCCTTACCTTGCCAGTCGTTTGCCAATCCTGAAGGGTGGCTTGCACCTCGGCCTCCAGATCTGGCGGTAAGCTGTAAGACTGCCGATTCAACGCATCACCGAGCTGAACCTCACGCTTCTGTTCAACGGCACTGAGCAGCTGATCGAAGGCTTGCTGAAAGAGCTGAACCCCCTGAGCCAAAAGCTGATCCGTGATTGCGTCAAGATCAATACCCACCTCAGGCAAGCTAGTAATCACCAGATCTGCCTGTTTAACCCCTTCCGTTAGGCTAGCGCGAGGCTGACCATGATCCCGGAACGCTGCCAAGGTACTCGGTGGAATCGTATTGACGGTCTCAGCCCCGATTAGCTCTTCGACATAGAGAACATCGCGATATTGGGGATTTTTGGTCCCTGTACTGGCCCAAAGCAGGCGCTGGGGCTGAGCACCCTTACTCTTTAGGGCTAGCCATCGATCTCCTTTGTATAACTGCAGATAGTCTTGATAGACCCGTTTGGCATTTGCGATCGCAACTTTGCCTTGCAAACTCTGTAGTAAAATGGCTGTTTCTTGATCGAGTTCAGACTCTTTTAAGCGTTGGGCAATTTGGGCATCAACAGCAGTATCGATGCGGCTGACAAAGAAGCTAGCGACACTAGCCACATGACCGGGATCACCCCCTTGGGCCATATACGCCTCAAGCCCTGAAAGATAGGCATCTGCGACCTCTAAATAGGTAGCTCGAGAAAAAAGCAGCGTCACATTAACGTTAATGCCTTCACTGATCAATTGCTTGATCACGGGAATACCCGCAGGGGTTGCCGGTACTTTAACCATTAAGTTAGGCCGATCCACTGTCTGCCAGAGTCGTTGGGCCTCCTGAAGACTTTGATCTGCATCCTCAGCCAAATAGGGTGAAACTTCTAGACTGACATAGCCATCTAAGCCATGGGTGCGGTCATAAAGGGGTTTGAGGATATCAGCCGCCGCTTGAATATCAGCCACTGCCAAATGTTCATACAGGCTGATCGCATCTTGATCATGGTCCTGTTCCAGGGCTGACAGGGCTGCGTCATAATCGGTGCTTCCCACCATTGCCTTTTGAAAAATCGCTGGATTGGAGGTGACGCCCTGAATTTCTTCGTTGGCAACTAGCTCCTGTAGTTCCCCGCTTTCTAGGGAGCAGCGACGAATATAATCGAACCAAACGGACTGCCGATAATCCTTCAGCTTCTGTAGGGCATTTTGCTTTAGCGTCTGAACAGGACTCATTTTTATCTCCTAGGGGATGAAGAATAGCAGGGCCTTCCGTCATCTGAAGGACCGATAAAGATCTGAGATAAACCAGCAAAAAGGGGGATTATTTTTATTTCGAATTTAACTTAGCATTCAATGAAAATATGCAAATAAAACTAAAGCAGTCCATCTTAAATGTCGGATGTTAATCGACAAGTAGATTTAACAAGAATGGCAGGATTTATATCTCTTTTAGATGTTCCTAGTCCCTGAAGATTAGATACTTTATACTGAGAATTGATGAGTAGATAGTGTGACGGTTTAATTAGGATCGGCATCGCTGCTCGACAATGGAGGCAATACCAGTAAATTCCTCGACGATCAATATGTCTGAGGAGTTGGGATGTGCAACAAGGGCAAGTGTTCATGCATGAATCGTCATTCACTAATGAGGCCATATCAAGAACATCTTGTTGGTGTTTGGCGCTGCTAAGAGATCAAATTCATGCCATCCATTCACTGAATGATATGGGTACAGTCATCCGGACATTGTGATGGTTGAATTCACCGTCTAGCAACGCCAACCTCTGTGTGTGATGCTCCTTTAGAATATGAAATCAGTAGGGGATAATTCTTTTATATTCCTGCAGGAACTATTACGATCTTGCACTCATATTTAACTCAACGATATTGGTCTCGAAATGCCTTAGGCGTAACCCCCGTGAGCTGGCGAAAATACTTACTTAAATGACTCGGATTGGTAAAACCACACTGTCGAGCAATCATGGCAATGGGGGTATTCGTTTGCCTCAGCAATCCCTTAGCTTTTTTGATGCGCTGTTTAATGGCGTACTGATGAGGGGCAACGCCCATGGATTTCTTAAACAGCCGTGAAAAGTAATACCGACTCATGCCCACCTCTTGGGCCAGATCCACGAGTTTCAGGTTTTGGTCCAAGTGATCGTTAATGTACCCTAAGGCTCGATTCAACAGGGCCGGGGGCAGTCCTTGATCGGATGAGTCCTTGAGCCGGGGGACTTGGGTACAGTACCGTTTCATCAAATGGATGGATAAGGCGGTGACTAAGGAGTCAATATAAAGGTGATCCGTGAATTCGAGGGTATTGAGTTCTTGCCGTAAGGCTGTGCCGATGTCATAGATCAGACGATCTTGAACCGCAATATTGGGCAGTAGTTCAAAGCGGTTGACCTGTGTTAAATCGTAGGCTGCCGTCTCAAAAAATTGAGGTTCGAGGCTGAGGCTGAGAAAGGATACTGCCTGATGCCACTGACACTGCTGGAGGGTATGGGCCGGAATAATCATCAGCTCCCCATGACCATAGGGTCCCTGAAAGGAGAGTTCTCCTAACTGATACTCCACCTCAAATACGTTATCCAAGGGCGATAGGATCAACACATGGCGAGTGAATTGATGGACTGGGGTGGTATGGGCCGGTTGATGGTGCTCTTTGAGAATGAGTCCATCCCATCCTGCCGCTTGGCTGGAGCGGTGCGGACGTTCTGGACAAATTTGAAGCACAGCGTCTGGATCACCGCAGTTGATGGAGTAAATCGGTGAATCTGCCTCAGGGGAACGAAAATCCTCATTTGGATTCATGGGAGATTATTTCTAGAATCTCCCTATTGAGCAATAGTCCGTCCGGTTTGTGGGTCAAGATAATGAGGTTAAGAGAGAACTTAAGGACTAACCTTAACTACTCCCCCATCTGTTCTGAGACGGGCACAACCGTCTCCCGCCCTGACCTTGATTTAGTGGCTATCCTGATAGGCTTTGGGAGTGATGCCCAAATGCTGCCGAAAATAAAGGGTAAGGTGACTCTGGCTATTGAAGCCACAGTCATAAGCAATCTCCACAATCGGTAACTTTTTTTCAATCAGCAGCAGTCTGGCTTTCTCGATGCGCTGGCGAATAACGTATTGGTGAGGAGAGATACCCATTTGCTCCTTAAAGAGATGACAAAAACTGCTCTCGCTCATTTGGGCAATATGGGCCAACGTTGAGAGTCGCAGATCCTGCCCTAGGGAATCGTGAATATAGTCCAGGGTCTGTCGCAACCACCGCTGGGGCCGAGGTGTTTTTTGAGCGACGGTGTGACAATCCGAGTGGGCTTTGAGGAGATACATGGCCAATACGTTGACCAATGAATCAATGTAGAGATAATCGGTAAATTCCCGATTCTCAAAGGCGGAGCGCATAGTAAGGGCGAGGGAATGAATCAGGGAATCGGCAATGGCATATCGCCCTTCAAACTGGATAGAGCTGCCAAGGGTCCATTCATAGGTGGTTTGGAAAATAAAGCTAGGATGTAAAAAAATTAAAATGCAGTCCGCAGGCATGTCCCAGGCGAGGGTGTGGGAGTGGTGAGACGGAATAATACACAGCTGATTCGCAGAAATTGGACGGTATTGCGATCTCCCTTCGGTTGGTAACCAGGCAATCTGGGCGGCTGCATCATTGAGCATTAGGCAGATTTCAAGTTCATCGTGGCAATGTTCCTCGTAGCAGGTCGGTGGTTCTAAAGCGGTGTAAAACGAGAAGCCCTCAAGTTTGTAAGAGGGTGGCTCTAACTGATCTTGAATACTCATGTTATATCTCTGCTGTGTTTGTACGGATGAGAAGGCAATCCTCTTGGGCAAACAAGGGGCAGAAACATAGGGTTCTAGGGTTTATATGGCTATCTAGAAAGCTTAATAGAGGTTTATCACGGGCAAAGTCTCCTAATACTTACCAGAAATCAGTGATGAAATTTGCTATGTTATTAAGTCCAAAAAATATCGAAATTAGTCTTTTCTTAAAATGCCAACAGGCTTGTCAAGAACTGTCTTCAGGCCGAGTCAGTTCTGCAATCTCTAGAACTTTGGATAGGATAGGTTCTAGGGCTGAGGTTCTCTGCCAGTAAATACTCGTCAAGATCGTGGGAGGGGTGGTAATGGATTGAGAACGTCCGCTTTCAATATCCGCCTCTACTTGTTCAGTATGGATATGGTTGGCGAGACCTTTGAGAAATTGAGGAACATTGAGACCCACCTGGACGGCGCACTCAACGAGTTTGTCGTCTTCTAGCGTCTCTGAATGTTGATATAAGAGATCATGCATTTCCCAAAACTTACCCTGAGCCGACGCTGCCTCGGCTGCCTCAGCAGCTTTCCACGCAGACGTATGGGGGGCGTTCGGGGGAAATGTCGGTAAACCAAACAAAAGGGGTGGGCGGATGTATTCAAAATATCGTTGACTTTTTTATAGGCTTGGGATGAGTGAAAACATTGGTAATCTCCATACAGGATAAGCATCACAGCACCGTCAGGAGACCCCCGAAAATGATCGCAGGAGCGTAAGGGCGGTGGCATAGATATGAGTTTTTGTCCGTTTGCTAGATTGGATTGCCTTCACGAGATGATTTTACGGAGAGGCAAGGGGTTCAG
The genomic region above belongs to Acaryochloris sp. CCMEE 5410 and contains:
- a CDS encoding AraC family transcriptional regulator gives rise to the protein MSIQDQLEPPSYKLEGFSFYTALEPPTCYEEHCHDELEICLMLNDAAAQIAWLPTEGRSQYRPISANQLCIIPSHHSHTLAWDMPADCILIFLHPSFIFQTTYEWTLGSSIQFEGRYAIADSLIHSLALTMRSAFENREFTDYLYIDSLVNVLAMYLLKAHSDCHTVAQKTPRPQRWLRQTLDYIHDSLGQDLRLSTLAHIAQMSESSFCHLFKEQMGISPHQYVIRQRIEKARLLLIEKKLPIVEIAYDCGFNSQSHLTLYFRQHLGITPKAYQDSH
- a CDS encoding DsbA family protein gives rise to the protein MFGLPTFPPNAPHTSAWKAAEAAEAASAQGKFWEMHDLLYQHSETLEDDKLVECAVQVGLNVPQFLKGLANHIHTEQVEADIESGRSQSITTPPTILTSIYWQRTSALEPILSKVLEIAELTRPEDSS
- a CDS encoding AraC family transcriptional regulator, which codes for MNPNEDFRSPEADSPIYSINCGDPDAVLQICPERPHRSSQAAGWDGLILKEHHQPAHTTPVHQFTRHVLILSPLDNVFEVEYQLGELSFQGPYGHGELMIIPAHTLQQCQWHQAVSFLSLSLEPQFFETAAYDLTQVNRFELLPNIAVQDRLIYDIGTALRQELNTLEFTDHLYIDSLVTALSIHLMKRYCTQVPRLKDSSDQGLPPALLNRALGYINDHLDQNLKLVDLAQEVGMSRYYFSRLFKKSMGVAPHQYAIKQRIKKAKGLLRQTNTPIAMIARQCGFTNPSHLSKYFRQLTGVTPKAFRDQYR